The Kluyvera intermedia genome window below encodes:
- a CDS encoding ChaN family lipoprotein: MFFLGRDTRKKIILTSLIALSSLSLISCNQPASVNLNKPLQTAHIPSGQIIDLKSNKTITQQELLAELAVARQLIVGEKHDNAEHHQIELWLLQNLPTQRPQGSVLLEMLTADQQPRVNQVKRWLKDDPVVRDGRVQELLNWQKGWPWEMYGDVVMQALRAPYPLLSANIDRDRVMALYKKNEFPEGKKSTAPAVQGALRATIIAMHEGNIEGQQLASMLSIQQQRDRYMARQLLNAPTPSLLIAGGYHASKSIGVPLHVEDLAPGTQPVVLMLAEKGMNITVDHADYVWFMTPDTAKR, translated from the coding sequence ATGTTCTTCCTGGGCAGAGATACGCGAAAAAAAATAATCCTGACTTCTTTGATAGCGTTATCCAGTCTGAGTCTGATTTCCTGCAACCAGCCTGCATCAGTCAATCTCAATAAACCATTACAGACAGCCCATATCCCTAGCGGGCAAATAATTGATTTAAAAAGCAATAAAACCATTACCCAACAAGAGCTTTTGGCTGAACTTGCGGTTGCCCGCCAGCTTATTGTTGGCGAAAAACACGATAATGCCGAACATCATCAAATTGAGCTCTGGCTTCTTCAAAACCTGCCCACCCAACGGCCACAAGGGAGCGTGCTGCTTGAGATGCTGACGGCAGACCAGCAGCCCCGCGTTAACCAGGTTAAACGCTGGCTGAAAGATGATCCCGTAGTCCGGGATGGCCGCGTTCAGGAACTGCTTAACTGGCAAAAAGGGTGGCCCTGGGAGATGTATGGCGACGTAGTCATGCAGGCATTACGTGCGCCTTACCCTCTACTCAGTGCCAACATTGACCGGGATCGAGTCATGGCGTTGTACAAAAAAAATGAATTTCCTGAAGGAAAAAAATCCACAGCACCTGCGGTACAAGGCGCTCTGCGCGCAACCATCATCGCCATGCATGAAGGCAATATTGAAGGACAGCAACTGGCGTCAATGCTCTCTATTCAGCAGCAGCGGGATCGCTACATGGCTCGCCAACTTCTCAATGCCCCGACTCCGTCGTTGTTGATTGCAGGAGGTTATCACGCGTCAAAAAGCATCGGCGTACCGTTACACGTGGAAGATCTCGCCCCTGGCACCCAGCCTGTGGTGTTGATGCTGGCAGAAAAAGGAATGAACATCACCGTAGATCATGCTGACTACGTGTGGTTCATGACGCCAGACACTGCAAAACGGTAA
- a CDS encoding cell envelope integrity protein TolA: protein MMNILYLPRPAKWSSWFIFSLLLHALLFLAFVWRFSEVQVATPPAPAIMLQWADNIEAPSSPLPLPVGIAQQESAAAEEKQQAEDRQQRPVTEDRDATIEITRKKKASDGEKKKPRPPRKIKDQTSDSSHAAVSSNAAPQAPVESSRIAAPFNSDSAKRDNSNTSWESRVKGHLNRYKRYPGDARKRARTGTVIVTFTVNAQGTVVSHSLATSSGTLSLDREAVAVLERAQPLPKPPAEILEGGFFKVKMPITFDLTEIREN from the coding sequence ATGATGAATATTCTCTACCTTCCACGCCCAGCAAAATGGAGCAGCTGGTTTATCTTTTCACTGCTGCTTCACGCACTGCTTTTCCTTGCATTTGTCTGGCGCTTTTCCGAGGTACAGGTCGCTACGCCTCCTGCCCCGGCGATAATGTTGCAATGGGCCGATAATATCGAGGCTCCTTCTTCTCCACTTCCGCTTCCGGTGGGAATAGCTCAGCAGGAATCCGCAGCGGCAGAAGAAAAGCAGCAAGCAGAGGACAGACAGCAGCGTCCCGTCACTGAAGACAGGGATGCGACCATTGAAATAACCCGGAAAAAAAAGGCATCCGACGGGGAAAAGAAAAAGCCACGTCCGCCGCGTAAGATAAAGGATCAAACCAGCGACAGTAGCCATGCAGCCGTTTCCAGTAATGCCGCACCTCAGGCCCCGGTTGAATCATCCCGTATTGCTGCGCCTTTCAACAGTGACTCAGCAAAGCGAGACAATTCCAACACGTCCTGGGAAAGCAGAGTGAAAGGCCACCTTAACCGTTATAAACGTTACCCAGGTGATGCCCGAAAACGCGCACGAACCGGCACAGTCATAGTAACTTTTACCGTTAACGCGCAAGGCACCGTTGTCAGTCATTCTCTGGCAACATCTTCGGGAACCCTTTCTCTCGATCGCGAAGCTGTTGCTGTTTTAGAACGTGCTCAACCACTTCCTAAACCACCAGCTGAAATATTAGAAGGAGGCTTCTTTAAAGTAAAAATGCCGATCACCTTTGATCTGACGGAGATTAGGGAAAATTAG
- a CDS encoding TonB-dependent receptor domain-containing protein, whose product MTIIKLAIGSGILLLSCGAYAESISEKTGGDKKGAAEFSPLNVSIGKTTSEQEALEKTGATSSRTTDKNLQSLDATLRSMPGTYTQIDPGQGAVSVNIRGMSGFGRVNTMVDGITQSFYGSSTSGTTAHGSTNNMAGVLIDPNFLVAVDVTRGDSSGSAGVNALAGSANMRTIGVDDVIFNGNTYGLRSRFSVGSNGLGRSGMIAVGGKTDAFTDTGSIGVMAAVSGSSVYSNFSNGSGINSKEFGYDKYMKQNPKSQLYKMDIRPDEFNSFELSARTYENNFSRRDITSDDYYIKYHYTPFSELIDFNVTASTSRGNQKYRDDSLYTFYNTSAQNRSDALDINNTSRFTVANNDLEFMLGSKLMRTRYDRTIHSAAGDSKTNQESIENNTFAPSGQQDISALYTGLKITRGIWEADLNLNYTRNRLTGYKPACDTRVICVPQGSYDIDDKDSGFNPSAQLSAQVTPWLQPFIGYSKSMRAPNIQEMFFSNSGGASMNPFLKPERAETWQAGFNIDTRGLLVGQDALRFKALAYRSRIQNYIYSESFLVCSGGRKCSMAEVIGNDWGNMSDEYSDNMYIYVNSASDVIAKGFELEMDYDAGFAFGRLSFSQQRTDQPTSIASTYFGAGDITELPRKYMTLDTGVRFFDNALTLGTVIKYTGKARRLSPDFEQDEHTGAIIKQDLPQIPTIIDLYGTYEYNRNLTLKLSVQNLMNRDYSEALNKLNMMPGLGDETQPANSARGRTWIFGGDIRF is encoded by the coding sequence ATGACCATTATTAAACTGGCCATCGGCTCGGGCATTTTATTGCTCAGCTGCGGCGCTTACGCAGAATCCATCAGTGAAAAAACAGGTGGTGATAAAAAAGGAGCGGCAGAATTCAGCCCGCTCAATGTTTCTATCGGGAAGACAACCAGTGAGCAGGAAGCTCTTGAGAAAACAGGCGCGACCAGTTCGCGGACTACGGACAAAAACTTGCAATCACTCGATGCAACGCTGCGCAGCATGCCCGGTACTTATACCCAAATCGATCCGGGACAGGGAGCAGTCAGTGTGAATATTCGCGGCATGAGCGGATTTGGCCGCGTAAACACGATGGTGGACGGTATCACCCAAAGTTTTTACGGCTCCTCAACCTCAGGCACTACGGCGCATGGCTCAACCAACAATATGGCTGGCGTACTAATTGACCCTAATTTTCTGGTCGCCGTTGATGTTACACGCGGTGACAGCAGTGGCTCGGCAGGCGTCAACGCCCTGGCCGGTAGTGCAAACATGCGTACTATTGGCGTTGACGATGTGATATTTAACGGCAATACATATGGCCTTCGTTCACGTTTCTCAGTCGGCAGCAATGGGCTCGGGCGCAGCGGAATGATCGCCGTCGGTGGAAAAACCGACGCATTTACTGATACAGGCAGCATTGGCGTTATGGCCGCTGTGAGCGGCAGTTCTGTTTACTCTAATTTCTCAAATGGCTCTGGTATTAACAGCAAAGAGTTTGGTTATGATAAATATATGAAGCAGAATCCAAAATCTCAGCTTTATAAAATGGATATCAGACCAGACGAATTTAACAGCTTCGAGCTTTCCGCCCGAACCTATGAAAATAACTTCTCACGCCGCGATATAACCAGCGACGACTATTACATTAAATATCATTACACACCTTTTTCTGAATTAATTGACTTTAACGTAACGGCCAGTACCAGCCGCGGCAATCAAAAATATCGCGATGACTCGCTGTATACTTTCTACAACACCTCAGCGCAAAACCGTTCTGATGCGCTGGATATCAACAATACCAGCCGGTTCACTGTCGCAAACAACGACCTGGAGTTTATGCTGGGCAGCAAACTGATGCGTACCCGCTATGACCGGACCATTCATTCAGCAGCGGGGGACTCGAAAACGAATCAGGAATCGATAGAGAACAATACCTTCGCCCCCTCCGGTCAGCAGGATATTTCAGCGCTGTATACCGGGCTGAAGATTACGCGCGGCATCTGGGAGGCTGATCTCAATCTCAACTACACACGCAACAGGCTCACAGGATACAAGCCCGCCTGCGATACGCGCGTCATCTGCGTGCCACAGGGAAGCTACGATATTGATGATAAGGACAGTGGCTTCAATCCTTCGGCGCAGCTTTCTGCTCAGGTAACACCGTGGCTTCAGCCGTTCATTGGCTACAGCAAATCCATGCGTGCTCCGAATATCCAAGAGATGTTCTTCTCTAATTCAGGAGGTGCATCCATGAACCCATTCCTGAAACCTGAACGTGCAGAAACCTGGCAGGCGGGTTTTAACATTGATACCCGAGGTCTACTGGTTGGACAGGATGCCCTGCGCTTTAAAGCTCTGGCGTACCGCAGCAGGATCCAAAACTACATCTACAGCGAGTCTTTTCTGGTTTGTTCAGGAGGTCGTAAATGCAGTATGGCTGAAGTGATTGGCAATGACTGGGGGAACATGAGCGATGAATATAGCGATAATATGTACATCTACGTTAACTCTGCAAGCGATGTTATCGCAAAGGGCTTTGAGCTGGAAATGGATTATGATGCCGGTTTTGCCTTTGGCCGACTCTCTTTCAGTCAACAGCGAACAGACCAACCCACCTCCATCGCCAGCACTTATTTTGGCGCAGGTGATATAACCGAACTGCCCAGAAAATACATGACGCTGGATACCGGCGTTCGCTTCTTCGATAACGCGTTGACCCTGGGTACTGTCATAAAATACACAGGTAAAGCTCGTCGCCTGTCGCCTGATTTTGAGCAGGATGAACATACCGGCGCAATCATCAAACAGGATTTGCCACAGATCCCAACGATTATCGATCTCTATGGTACTTACGAGTACAACCGTAACCTGACCCTGAAACTGTCGGTACAAAACCTGATGAACAGAGATTATTCGGAGGCGCTGAATAAGCTCAACATGATGCCGGGCCTTGGTGACGAGACCCAACCGGCTAATTCCGCGCGCGGCAGAACCTGGATATTCGGCGGGGATATCCGTTTCTAA
- the senB gene encoding enterotoxin production-related protein TieB, whose translation MTLFTLSKAPLYLLISLFLPTMAMAIDPPERELSRFALKTNYLQSPDEGIYELAFDNASKKVFAAVTDRVNREANKGYLYSFNSDSLKVENKYAMPYRAFSLAINQDKHLLYIGHTQSASLRISTFDLSTGKPVRTSDRLSFKVENAADSRFEHLRHMVYSQDSNTLFVSYSNMLKTAGGMKPLHKLLMLDGTTLALKGEVKDAYKGTAYGLAMDEKTQKIYVGGRDYINEIDAKNQTLLRTIPLKDPKPQITSVQNLAVDSASDRVFVVVFDHDDRSGKKDGLYIFDLRDGKQLGYVHTGAGANAVKYNPKYNELYVTNFTSGTISVVDATQYSITREFNMPVYPNQMVLSDDMDTLYIGIKEGFNRDWDPDTFVEGAKERILSINLNKS comes from the coding sequence ATGACTCTTTTTACTTTATCCAAAGCACCGCTATACCTGTTAATTTCACTGTTTTTACCGACAATGGCTATGGCTATCGATCCACCTGAACGCGAACTTTCTCGATTTGCCCTAAAAACGAATTACCTTCAGTCCCCTGACGAAGGCATCTATGAACTGGCCTTTGATAATGCCAGTAAAAAAGTGTTTGCCGCAGTCACCGATCGTGTAAATCGTGAAGCGAATAAAGGTTATTTGTATTCGTTTAATTCAGATTCGCTGAAAGTCGAAAACAAATACGCAATGCCATACAGAGCATTTTCACTGGCGATAAATCAGGATAAACATCTGCTCTATATCGGGCACACCCAGTCAGCGTCCCTGCGTATTAGTACGTTTGACCTCTCTACCGGCAAACCGGTAAGGACCAGCGACAGGTTAAGTTTTAAAGTGGAAAACGCCGCAGATTCGCGTTTTGAGCATTTGCGCCATATGGTTTACAGCCAGGATTCCAATACCCTGTTTGTGAGTTATAGCAATATGCTGAAAACAGCCGGGGGCATGAAGCCTCTGCATAAGCTATTAATGCTCGACGGAACGACGCTTGCCTTAAAAGGCGAGGTTAAGGATGCTTACAAAGGTACTGCGTACGGTCTGGCGATGGATGAAAAAACGCAGAAAATCTACGTTGGCGGCAGAGATTACATCAATGAAATTGATGCGAAAAATCAGACACTGCTGCGTACCATCCCGTTGAAAGATCCGAAACCACAAATCACAAGTGTGCAGAACCTGGCGGTGGACTCCGCTTCTGACCGTGTCTTTGTGGTGGTATTCGACCATGACGATCGCTCCGGCAAAAAAGATGGACTCTATATTTTTGACTTACGCGACGGTAAACAGCTTGGCTATGTACACACCGGAGCCGGAGCTAACGCGGTGAAATACAATCCGAAATATAATGAACTGTATGTCACCAACTTCACCAGCGGCACCATCAGCGTAGTGGATGCCACTCAATACAGCATCACCCGCGAATTTAACATGCCGGTCTACCCAAATCAGATGGTGTTATCGGACGACATGGATACCCTTTACATTGGAATCAAAGAAGGTTTTAACCGCGACTGGGATCCGGACACGTTTGTAGAAGGTGCCAAAGAACGCATTCTAAGCATTAATTTGAATAAGTCGTGA
- the iutA gene encoding ferric aerobactin receptor IutA: MMITKKYTLWALNPLLLAMMAPAMAQQTDDESIVVSASRNNRTVAEMAQTTWVIENAELEQQIQGGKELKDALAQLIPGLDVSSQSRTNYGMNVRGRPLVVLIDGVRLNSSRTDSRQLDSIDPFNIEHIEVISGATSLYGGGSTGGLINIVTKKGQPETQVEFEAGTKSGFNSSKDHDERIASAVSGGNDHISGRMSVAYQKFGGWYDGNGDATLLDNTQTGLQYSDRLDVMGTGTLNIDETQQLQLVTQYYKSQGDDDYGLNLGKDFSALSGATKPYVSSGLNSDRIPGTERHLMSLQYSNSDFLGQELVGQVYYRDESLKFYPFPSMNKNNELTSFSSSQQETNQYGAKLTLNSTPLDGWQLTYGLDADHERFTSNQMFFDVDKANASGGLNNQQIYTTGRYPSYDISNLAAFLQSSYDINEIFTLSGGVRYQYTENKVDDFIGYAQQQQIAAGTVNSADAIPGGSTDYDNFLFNAGLLVHLTERQQTWFNFSQGVELPDPGKYYGRGAYGKAVNGHLPLTNSVNVDDSALEGIKVNSYELGWRYTGDNLRTQIAAYYSLSDKNVQANKDLTISIVDDKRRIYGVEGAVDYFIPDSDWSTGANFNVLKTESKVDGQWQKYDVKIASPSKATAYIGWAPDPWSLRVQSTTSFKLRDEAGNQLEGYTTIDVLGSYQLPVGKLSFSVENLFDRDYTTVWGQRAPLYYSPASGPASLYDYKGRGRTFGLNYSVLF, from the coding sequence ATGATGATCACCAAAAAATATACTCTCTGGGCACTGAACCCGCTGCTGCTTGCCATGATGGCTCCTGCGATGGCGCAACAAACCGATGACGAATCCATCGTCGTTTCCGCTAGCCGCAATAACCGCACCGTCGCTGAAATGGCACAAACCACCTGGGTGATTGAGAACGCCGAACTGGAGCAACAGATCCAGGGCGGCAAAGAGCTTAAGGATGCACTGGCGCAACTGATCCCCGGTCTTGATGTCAGCAGCCAGAGCCGAACCAACTACGGCATGAACGTGCGTGGACGTCCGCTGGTGGTGTTAATTGACGGCGTGCGTCTGAACTCTTCGCGTACCGATAGCCGTCAGTTGGATTCGATCGATCCGTTCAACATCGAGCATATTGAAGTGATCTCCGGGGCTACCTCGCTGTACGGCGGCGGCAGCACCGGCGGGCTTATCAATATCGTGACCAAAAAGGGCCAGCCGGAAACCCAGGTTGAGTTTGAAGCGGGTACCAAGAGCGGCTTTAACAGCAGTAAAGATCACGATGAACGCATTGCTAGCGCCGTCTCCGGCGGCAATGACCATATCTCAGGGCGGATGTCGGTGGCGTACCAGAAATTCGGCGGCTGGTATGACGGCAATGGCGACGCAACCCTGCTCGATAACACCCAGACCGGCCTGCAATATTCCGATCGGTTGGACGTGATGGGCACCGGTACGCTGAATATTGATGAGACTCAGCAGCTTCAGCTGGTCACCCAATACTACAAAAGCCAGGGCGATGACGATTATGGCCTAAATCTGGGTAAAGATTTCTCGGCACTCAGTGGGGCAACCAAGCCATACGTCAGCAGCGGCCTGAACTCTGATCGTATTCCCGGCACTGAACGCCATTTGATGAGCTTGCAGTATTCCAATAGCGATTTTCTGGGTCAGGAGCTGGTCGGTCAGGTTTACTACCGCGATGAGTCACTGAAGTTCTACCCGTTCCCCAGCATGAATAAGAACAATGAATTGACCTCGTTCTCTTCATCCCAACAGGAAACCAATCAGTACGGCGCGAAGCTGACGTTAAACAGCACACCACTGGATGGCTGGCAGTTAACCTATGGGCTGGACGCCGATCATGAGCGCTTTACCTCAAATCAGATGTTCTTCGACGTGGACAAAGCCAATGCCTCCGGCGGGCTGAATAACCAGCAGATTTATACCACCGGGCGCTATCCGTCCTACGACATCAGCAACCTGGCCGCCTTCCTGCAATCGAGCTATGACATCAACGAGATCTTTACCTTAAGCGGCGGCGTGCGCTACCAGTACACCGAAAACAAAGTCGATGATTTCATTGGCTATGCGCAGCAGCAGCAAATTGCCGCGGGCACGGTCAACTCTGCCGATGCAATTCCCGGCGGTTCCACCGATTACGATAATTTCCTGTTTAATGCCGGGCTGTTGGTTCACCTCACCGAGCGCCAGCAAACCTGGTTTAACTTCTCGCAGGGCGTGGAGCTGCCTGACCCGGGTAAATATTACGGGCGCGGCGCTTACGGTAAGGCGGTTAACGGACATCTGCCGCTGACCAACAGCGTGAACGTTGATGACAGTGCGCTTGAAGGGATCAAGGTGAACTCGTATGAGCTAGGCTGGCGCTACACCGGCGACAACCTGCGCACCCAGATTGCGGCCTACTACTCTCTGTCTGACAAGAACGTGCAGGCGAATAAAGATCTGACCATCAGTATTGTTGACGATAAGCGCCGCATTTACGGCGTGGAAGGCGCGGTGGATTACTTTATTCCCGATAGCGACTGGAGCACCGGCGCTAATTTCAACGTCCTGAAAACCGAGTCGAAGGTTGACGGTCAGTGGCAGAAATATGATGTGAAGATCGCCAGCCCGTCGAAAGCGACGGCGTACATTGGCTGGGCGCCGGATCCGTGGAGCCTGCGCGTGCAGAGCACCACCTCGTTTAAACTTCGCGACGAGGCCGGTAATCAGCTTGAGGGTTACACCACTATCGATGTGTTGGGCAGCTATCAGCTTCCGGTGGGTAAACTCAGCTTTAGCGTCGAAAACCTGTTTGACCGTGACTACACCACGGTGTGGGGGCAGCGCGCGCCGTTGTATTACAGCCCGGCTTCCGGCCCGGCTTCGTTGTACGACTATAAGGGGCGTGGGCGGACGTTTGGTTTGAATTATTCAGTGCTGTTCTAA
- a CDS encoding (S)-acetoin forming diacetyl reductase encodes MQKVALVTGSGQGIGKAIALRLVKDGFAVAIADYNEETASAVADEIIRKGGKAIAVKVDVSDREQVFAAVEKARTALGGFNVIVNNAGIAPSTPIESITPEIVDKVYNINVKGVIWGIQAAIDAFRKEGHGGKIINACSQAGHTGNPELAVYSSSKFAVRGLTQTAARDLAPLGITVNAYCPGIVKTPMWAEIDRQVSEAAGKPLGYGTETFAKRITLGRLSEPEDVAACVSYLAGPDSDYMTGQSLLIDGGMVFN; translated from the coding sequence ATGCAAAAAGTAGCTCTCGTCACTGGCTCAGGCCAGGGGATTGGTAAAGCGATTGCGCTTCGCCTGGTGAAAGATGGCTTTGCCGTCGCTATCGCCGATTATAACGAGGAGACGGCCAGCGCCGTTGCCGATGAAATCATCCGTAAGGGTGGCAAGGCCATCGCCGTGAAGGTTGATGTCTCTGACCGTGAACAGGTGTTTGCGGCAGTCGAGAAAGCCCGCACCGCGCTAGGGGGTTTCAACGTTATCGTCAATAACGCGGGTATTGCGCCTTCGACGCCAATTGAGTCGATCACGCCAGAGATTGTCGATAAAGTCTATAACATCAACGTGAAAGGGGTGATCTGGGGGATTCAGGCCGCTATTGACGCATTTCGTAAAGAGGGGCACGGTGGCAAGATCATCAACGCCTGCTCGCAGGCGGGCCATACCGGTAATCCGGAACTGGCGGTCTACAGTTCCAGTAAATTTGCGGTTCGTGGCTTAACTCAAACCGCTGCACGGGATCTTGCTCCGCTTGGGATCACCGTGAATGCCTACTGCCCGGGTATCGTCAAAACGCCAATGTGGGCTGAAATCGACCGTCAGGTGTCTGAGGCCGCAGGCAAACCGCTCGGCTACGGTACAGAAACCTTTGCTAAACGCATTACGCTTGGCCGGTTGTCCGAGCCGGAAGATGTGGCCGCCTGCGTATCCTATCTTGCTGGCCCAGATTCAGACTACATGACAGGCCAGTCCTTGCTGATTGACGGTGGGATGGTCTTCAACTAA
- the alsS gene encoding acetolactate synthase AlsS codes for MVVGQLEAQGVKQVFGIPGAKIDKVFDSLLDSSIEIIPVRHEANAAFMAAAVGRLTGKAGVALVTSGPGCSNLITGIATANSEGDPVVALGGAVKRADKAKQVHQSMDTVAMFSPVTKYAVEVNSSDAIAEVVSNAFRAAEHGRPGGAFVSLPQDIVDQPATGAILPASGSALMGPAPESAINDVAKLIENAKNPVILLGLMASQPANSAALRKLLEKSRIPVTSTYQAAGAVNQENFSRFAGRVGLFNNQAGDRLLHLADLIICIGYSPVEYEPSMWNGGDATLVHIDVLPAYEERHYVPDLELVGDIAETLNLLANRIERQLSLSQHASEILIDRQHQRDLLDSRGASLNQFALHPLRIVRAMQDIVNNDVTLTVDMGSFHIWIARYLYSFRARQVMISNGQQTMGVALPWAIGAWLVNPGRKVVSVSGDGGFLQSSMELETAVRLNANVLHIIWVDNAYNMVAIQEEKKYQRLSGVEFGPVDFKAYADAFGAKGFAVESADALEPTLRAAMDVDGPAVVAIPVDYSDNPLLMGQLHLSQIL; via the coding sequence ATGGTTGTCGGACAGTTGGAAGCTCAGGGCGTGAAGCAGGTATTCGGGATCCCGGGGGCGAAGATCGACAAAGTTTTTGACTCCCTGCTGGACTCCTCCATCGAGATTATCCCGGTGCGCCACGAGGCAAACGCGGCGTTTATGGCAGCGGCGGTCGGACGGCTGACCGGCAAGGCTGGGGTCGCACTGGTGACCTCAGGGCCGGGGTGTTCGAATCTGATAACCGGCATTGCTACCGCCAACAGTGAGGGTGACCCGGTGGTCGCTCTCGGCGGGGCGGTGAAACGGGCGGATAAAGCCAAACAGGTGCATCAGAGTATGGATACCGTCGCCATGTTTAGCCCGGTGACCAAATACGCCGTGGAGGTCAATTCGTCGGATGCGATTGCCGAAGTGGTGTCAAACGCATTTCGCGCCGCCGAACATGGCAGACCGGGAGGCGCATTCGTCAGCCTGCCACAGGATATTGTTGACCAGCCCGCCACGGGCGCCATTTTGCCTGCCAGCGGCTCGGCGCTGATGGGCCCGGCACCGGAATCTGCCATTAACGATGTGGCGAAGCTTATCGAAAACGCCAAAAATCCGGTCATTTTGCTGGGGCTGATGGCCAGCCAACCCGCTAATAGCGCAGCGCTGCGTAAGCTGCTGGAAAAAAGCCGTATCCCCGTGACCAGCACCTATCAGGCCGCCGGGGCGGTGAACCAGGAGAACTTCAGCCGATTTGCTGGACGCGTCGGTTTGTTTAATAACCAGGCGGGCGACAGATTACTCCATCTTGCGGATTTGATTATCTGCATCGGCTACAGCCCGGTGGAATACGAACCGTCGATGTGGAACGGCGGCGACGCTACGCTTGTGCACATTGATGTGCTGCCTGCCTATGAAGAACGTCACTATGTACCGGATCTTGAGCTGGTGGGAGACATCGCCGAAACCCTGAACCTACTCGCCAACCGGATCGAACGCCAGCTCTCTCTGAGCCAGCATGCGTCAGAAATTCTCATCGATCGCCAGCATCAGCGCGATCTGCTCGACAGTCGTGGCGCTTCGCTCAACCAGTTTGCCCTGCATCCGCTGCGCATCGTGCGAGCCATGCAGGACATCGTTAATAACGACGTGACGCTCACGGTGGATATGGGCAGCTTCCACATCTGGATTGCCCGCTACCTCTACAGTTTCCGGGCGCGTCAGGTGATGATCTCCAACGGTCAGCAGACCATGGGCGTCGCGCTGCCGTGGGCGATTGGCGCATGGCTGGTGAACCCAGGCCGCAAGGTGGTCTCGGTGTCTGGTGACGGCGGCTTCCTGCAATCGAGTATGGAGCTGGAAACCGCAGTGCGTCTCAACGCCAACGTACTGCACATCATCTGGGTGGATAACGCCTACAACATGGTGGCGATTCAGGAAGAGAAAAAATACCAGCGTCTTTCCGGCGTGGAGTTTGGCCCGGTCGATTTCAAAGCCTATGCCGACGCCTTCGGCGCGAAAGGTTTTGCCGTAGAGAGCGCCGACGCGCTCGAGCCAACGCTGCGCGCGGCGATGGATGTCGACGGCCCGGCGGTGGTGGCCATTCCCGTCGACTACAGTGATAACCCGCTGCTGATGGGCCAGCTCCATCTCAGCCAGATTTTGTGA
- the budA gene encoding acetolactate decarboxylase, with product MMHSSACDCEASLCETLRGFSAQHPDSVIYQTSLMSALLSGVYEGETTIADLLAHGDFGLGTFNELDGEMIAFSSQVYQLRADGSARAAKPEQKTPFAVMTWFQPQYRKTFNAPVSRQQIHELIDQQIPSDNLFCALRIDGHFRHAHTRTVPRQKPPYRAMTDVLDDQPVFRFNQREGVLVGFRTPQHMQGINVAGYHEHFITDDRQGGGHLLDYQLESGVLTFGEIHKLMIDLPADSAFLQANLHPSNLDAAIRSVEN from the coding sequence ATGATGCATTCATCTGCCTGTGACTGTGAGGCCAGTTTGTGCGAGACCCTGCGGGGGTTCTCTGCTCAGCATCCTGACAGCGTTATCTATCAAACATCGCTAATGAGCGCGCTGCTAAGCGGCGTGTACGAGGGGGAAACCACCATCGCCGATCTGCTGGCGCACGGTGATTTTGGTCTCGGCACCTTCAACGAGCTGGACGGCGAAATGATTGCCTTCAGCAGTCAGGTGTACCAGCTGCGCGCCGACGGTAGCGCCCGGGCCGCGAAGCCTGAGCAAAAAACGCCGTTCGCGGTGATGACCTGGTTCCAGCCGCAGTATCGCAAAACCTTCAATGCGCCGGTCAGCCGTCAGCAGATCCACGAACTGATCGACCAGCAAATCCCCTCCGATAACCTGTTCTGCGCATTGCGCATCGACGGTCATTTCCGCCATGCCCACACTCGCACCGTCCCACGCCAGAAGCCACCGTACCGTGCGATGACCGACGTGCTCGATGACCAGCCGGTGTTCCGCTTTAACCAGCGCGAAGGCGTGCTGGTTGGGTTCCGCACGCCGCAGCATATGCAGGGCATCAACGTGGCCGGTTATCACGAACATTTCATCACCGACGACCGCCAGGGCGGGGGCCATCTGCTCGACTACCAGCTGGAGAGCGGGGTGCTCACTTTCGGTGAAATTCACAAGCTGATGATTGACCTGCCTGCCGATAGCGCTTTTTTGCAGGCCAACCTTCACCCCAGCAATCTTGATGCAGCGATCCGTTCCGTCGAAAACTAA